One segment of Anguilla anguilla isolate fAngAng1 chromosome 1, fAngAng1.pri, whole genome shotgun sequence DNA contains the following:
- the fbxo43 gene encoding F-box only protein 43: MLGTSPCVQISSLDTLSWEDSGFGTLEIEDMQNSYVGLDGSFQELLLHSASRGKETLNQTESNGRSRLERRPSRLRDEEAISENESAPGHLKPQLFIQKACIREKRNELFLENTAPESSTCADQSVVRTLQVARATCRLSAMLAGPKDLEELRKSSEDTRVVPLVEVIGRKMGQERLDILSEVKKRNLRHVFTTILNLLSCEDICRFGQVSDVWGEIVVQDKMASQRRRSFFRMQQMTLEQGTTLHVPDAETRLNRPCRSPLMSVQAQAKTPQHHTPLAGNGSFTIVKHHVKPSASKQEEFLQVAKTLFSDECLRPCPRCRHPARCRSVKREGVCSWGDCAFQFCTGCLRAYHGSRDCGGRSVRCYGRKDVLAGSTQSRRNLRRL, encoded by the exons ATGTTGGGCACATCCCCATGTGTTCAAATTTCCAGTCTGGACACATTATCCTGGGAGGACAGCGGCTTTGGAACTTTGGAGATAGAAGACATGCAGAATTCCTATGTGGGACTTGATGGTTCGTTTCAGGAACTGTTGTTGCACTCCGCTTCCAGGGGCAAGGAGACTCTTAACCAGACCGAATCAAATGGGAGGTCCAGACTTGAGCGCAGACCCTCCAGGCTTCGAGATGAAGAGGCCATCTCAGAAAACGAATCTGCCCCTGGCCACCTCAAACCCCAGCTTTTTATACAAAAAGCCTGTATCAGAGAGAAACGTAATGAACTCTTCCTTGAGAACACTGCACCCGAGAGCAGCACATGTGCAGACCAGTCTGTAGTGCGGACGCTGCAGGTGGCGCGTGCCACGTGCCGGCTGAGTGCCATGTTGGCTGGGCCAAAGGACCTGGAGGAGCTCCGGAAGTCATCAGAGGACACCCGGGTCGTGCCTTTAGTGGAGGTCATTGGGAGGAAAATGGGACAGGAAAGGCTGGACATCCTGTCAGAGGTGAAGAAGAGAAACCTGAGACACGTTTTTACAACGATACTAAATCTGCTGTCTTGTGAAGATATATGTAG ATTTGGCCAGGTGTCAGATGTCTGGGGTGAAATTGTTGTACAAGACAAAATGGCATCTCAAAGGCGAAGATCATTCTTCAGAATGCAGCAAATGACACTTGAG CAGGGCACTACGCTCCATGTCCCTGATGCAGAGACAAGGTTGAATCGCCCTTGCAGGTCTCCTCTCATGTCTGTCCAAGCCCAGGCCAAGACTCCTCAGCATCACACCCCATTGGCAGGAAATGGCAGTTTTACCATAGTCAAGCATCATGTTAAACCCTCAGCCAGTAAACAGGAGGAGTTCCTCCAG GTAGCCAAAACCCTCTTTAGTGACGAGTGTCTTCGGCCTTGCCCGAGGTGCCGGCACCCTGCCAGGTGCCGCTCCGTTAAGAGAGAAGGCGTGTGCAGCTGGGGAGACTGCGCCTTTCAGTTCTGCACCGGATGCCTGCGCGCCTACCACGGCTCCAGAGACTGTGGCGGCCGGTCTGTCAGGTGCTATGGCAGGAAGGATGTACTGGCTGGGAGCACTCAAAGCAGACGCAACCTGAGGAGACTGTAA